In Trifolium pratense cultivar HEN17-A07 linkage group LG7, ARS_RC_1.1, whole genome shotgun sequence, a genomic segment contains:
- the LOC123897029 gene encoding protein STICHEL-like 2 codes for MMDGRRHSVDIPISKTLVALRRVRSLRDPSTNSMTKHSPLIDNLHWENSSGNGITLMFPDDVHAFDSDDNLAFRSRNLCFKGQRELNAAGFESNHGMLKSRLNQQSVYGNKSPNESCGSNHGGRGLDINDLEDEELCYRKTGRLSKLGRIDHIKSAKKPLCKNQVKPSLVVGDIASHLSSPCLSPRDALSPNGSSEHTNQDFGVLNNTNNACGISCCWSKSPRFIESNLYCEKEDRPLILNGADDTNLHGHRNARHNCGEISPNLETPRMLSMKFRPKSFGDLVGQDVVVRSLLNAISIGRITSFYLFHGPRGTGKTSASRIFASALNCLSVEEQRPCGLCRECALYFSGRSKDVKVVDSVRINHTDQVKSLVKNACTPPVSSRFKVFIIDECQLLNEETWACLSNNLEYISQHAVFVMITPDLDKLPQSAVSRAQRYYFQKVKDTDIARRLETICAEEGLDYEQDALDLIAAKSCGSVRDAEIMLDQLSLLGKKIKISFVYELTGIVSDAELLDLLDLAMSPDTTNTVIRARELMRSRIDPLQLVSQLANLIMDILAGKCDYEARSRLFSRYTSEADLQKLSHALRILSEAEKQLRISKNQTTWFTVALLQLSSIDYPSTDADGSKSFLRSACNGGQSMEHLATATGGCENKSFRLVAHEDHEGTLDSIWYKATGICQSSQLKTFLRKKGKLSSLHVDQSTSCLAIAELEFGNRRHVSKAEKSWKLIASSLQSILGCNIELRITYVPHTSNSPKRLSFNNIFSCSRKIQQKPLSSNDQESEIDYAYYNSENPMMKNKTLSSSAECGSRVRPSKSYNGMDVVTTLRSCEGNVLSSRERFLNRFLQENMGASCSRVDAYNEEGHIGAHLVPPIINSDNQSNCFPRTLWLQKKFRSSNSSKLSFQGI; via the exons ATGATGGATGGGCGGCGTCATTCTGTTGATATACCGATTTCTAAGACTCTTGTAGCATTGAGGAGAGTGAGGTCATTGAGGGATCCATCAACTAATTCTATGACCAAACATTCTCCTTTGATTGATAATTTACATTGGGAAAATAGTTCCGGCAATGGGATTACTCTGATGTTTCCTGATGATGTTCATGCTTTTGATTCTGATGATAACCTTGCCTTCAGATCAAGGAATTTATGTTTTAAGGGTCAAAGAGAGCTGAATGCTGCTGGTTTTGAATCGAATCATGGTATGTTGAAATCAAGGCTGAATCAACAAAGTGTTTACGGAAATAAATCACCTAATGAAAGCTGTGGTAGCAACCATGGTGGTAGAGGATTGGATATTAACGATTTAGAGGATGAGGAATTGTGCTATAGAAAAACTGGAAGATTGTCAAAATTAGGGAGAATAGATCATATTAAGTCGGCCAAAAAGCCGTTATGCAAGAATCAAGTTAAACCGTCTCTTGTAGTGGGAGATATCGCTAGCCATTTGAGTAGTCCATGTCTTTCTCCTCGTGATGCTTTATCGCCCAATGGTTCCTCAGAGCATACAAATCAAGATTTTGGTGTTCTAAATAATACCAATAATGCATGTGGAATAAGCTGTTGTTGGTCAAAATCACCAAGATTTATagaatcaaatctttattgTGAGAAAGAAGACCGTCCCTTGATATTAAATGGCGCTGATGACACGAATCTTCACGGACATAGAAATGCGAGACACAATTGTGGTGAAATTAGTCCAAATTTGGAAACTCCTCGAATGTTATCCATGAAATTCAGGCCTAAATCATTTGGTGATTTGGTGGGACAAGATGTGGTAGTTAGGTCTCTTTTGAATGCAATCTCTATTGGAAGGATAACATCATTTTATCTCTTCCATGGTCCACGTGGTACCGGCAAGACATCTGCTTCTAGGATATTTGCTTCTGCTCTGAACTGCCTCTCTGTTGAGGAGCAAAGACCATGTGGCTTGTGTAGAGAATGTGCTTTATATTTTTCTGGAAGAAGTAAAGATGTTAAGGTGGTGGATTCTGTGAGAATCAATCATACAGACCAGGTCAAATCCCTCGTCAAGAATGCGTGTACACCTCCGGTTTCCTCACGTTTTAAGGTTTTCATTATTGATGAGTGCCAGTTATTGAACGAGGAGACGTGGGCGTGCCTTTCGAATAACCTAGAGTACATTTCTCAACACGCGGTCTTTGTGATGATCACTCCTGATTTGGATAAGCTTCCTCAAAGTGCAGTTTCCCGGGCACAAAGGTATTACTTTCAGAAGGTTAAAGACACTGATATTGCACGCAGATTAGAAACAATTTGTGCAGAAGAAGGTCTTGATTATGAACAAGATGCTTTGGACCTTATTGCCGCAAAATCCTGTGGTTCTGTTAGGGATGCAGAAATTATGCTTGATCAGCTGAGTTTGCTTGGTAAAAAGATCAAAATTTCCTTTGTTTACGAGCTT aCTGGGATTGTTTCTGATGCTGAATTGCTTGATTTGCTGGATCTGGCGATGTCCCCAGACACTACAAATACAGTTATAAGAGCTCGTGAGCTGATGAGATCGAGGATAGATCCTTTGCAACTTGTGTCACAGTTGGCAAATCTCATAATGGACATCCTTGCGGGGAAATGTGATTATGAAGCCAGAAGTAGACTTTTTAGTAGATATACCT CGGAAGCAGACCTTCAGAAACTAAGTCATGCATTGAGAATACTTTCTGAAGCTGAGAAACAATTACGAATttcaaaaaatcaaacaacatgGTTCACCGTAGCTCTTCTACAGTTAAGCTCTATCGATTATCCTTCAACCGATGCAGATGGTTCCAAGTCGTTTCTGAGAAGTGCATGCAATGGAG GGCAGAGCATGGAACATCTTGCTACAGCTACAGGTGGATGTGAAAACAAGTCATTTAGATTAGTGGCGCACGAGGATCACGAAGGAACACTGGATTCCATATGGTATAAAGCTACTGGGATATGTCAATCTAGTCAACTCAAAACTTTTCTCAGGAAGAAGGGAAAGTTGTCTTCGCTTCATGTTGATCAATCTACATCTT GTCTTGCTATAGCGGAGTTGGAATTCGGTAATCGCCGTCATGTATCCAAGGCTGAGAAGTCATGGAAATTGATTGCAAGTTCCTTGCAAAGCATATTGGGTTGTAACATTGAGCTGAGAATCACTTATGTACCTCATACTTCTAATTCACCGAAGAGGTTATCTTTCAACAACATCTTTAGTTGTTCACGCAAAATACAACAGAAACCATTGTCGTCCAATGATCAAGAAAGTGAAATAGACTATGCTTATTACAATTCTGAAAATCCCATGATGAAGAATAAAACTCTATCTTCTTCTGCTGAATGTGGATCTCGGGTGCGACCATCGAAGTCTTACAACGGAATGGATGTTGTAACAACACTGAGGAGTTGTGAAGGGAACGTGCTGAGCTCAAGAGAAAGATTTTTGAATCGGTTTCTTCAAGAGAATATGGGAGCATCATGTTCTAGAGTTGATGCTTACAATGAAGAGGGACACATTGGTGCACATTTAGTTCCACCAATCATCAACTCGGATAACCAGTCTAACTGTTTTCCTCGAACTCTCTGGCTTCAAAAGAAGTTCCGATCATCAAATTCATCCAAGTTGTCTTTTCAGGGTATCTAA